The DNA sequence CCTGGTGTTGGACGCAGGCAATTTTCACAATCCCAAGGTTTGCTACACAAGTTCCGGATTTGTTGTGAAGGATTTGGGAAACAAGCAGTTTGAAGCGGGGGACACAAGTTTTGAGGCTCAGGCATTGAGTATGCAGAGACAAAGCTATGAAGTGCTTCTTTTCTACTGGCTCTGCATCGATAGAAAGATTAAAAGTTGGACAGGACAGAAAGTGTCGGAACTCTGGGCTTCCCTAACCAACCGGAAAAAGGCAGGACTTATGGTACGTTTGGAGATTCTGGCAAAGGAAAGACAGCAGGAGCAGGGATATGCGCTGGGCCGCCGGTTTATCGGGGACCTGAGCAAGTCAATCAGCACAGAAGACAGGGAGTATCTTTTTGGAACCTAGTCCGGCGATGCCTAATTGCCGGCCACCTGGGCCAGCTCAGCTCGATAATACCCCACCATTTGCACATAGTCCTGGCCGTCAGTCAAAATCCAGTCCACAAAAGCCTTCACTTCTTTGTTCATAGAAGCGGGATTGATGTAGAAGTGAAGGGGACGGCTCAGCGGGTATGTTCCGGCGGCCACATTCTCTACACTGGGCCAAACTGCCTCTCCTTCAGGTTGCCTCTTCAGGCGTATGACATGGGCTCCCTCAGAGTACGCAAAGATACCGCCGTAACCAATGGCGTTTGGATTGCGGGACACGGCTGCGATCAGGGATGTGGTTGTGGGGACTTCTACCATCTCGTCGGAGAAGTCTTTGCCTTGCAATATTTGTTCCTTGAGATAGGTCCGTGTGCCGGAATGCCTGTCCCGGCTGTAAATATCAATACGCCGGTCGGCGCCACCCACTTCGCTCCAGTTCCGGATTTGGCCGCTCAGGATTCCGGCCAAATCCGTGACAGTGAGGTCGCTGCGGGGATTGGTGTTGTGAACATACACACCCAGACCATCCATGGCCACTACAAACGGAACCGGCCGCATCCCGAATTTGTCTTCAAAGGCGAGCAATTCGGATTCTTTCATGGCCCGGGAGGCAGCTGCGATATCGATTCTGCCGGCCATCAGGGCATCAAATCCCGTTTCCGAACCGCCGCCACTGACTTCAATCTTCAGGTTAGGATTGATTTTGGAGTATTCTTCAGCCCAGCGCTTGTTGAGATGAAACATGGTATCCGAGCCCTGGAGAACGATAAAGTTTTGAGCAGTGGATTCGAAGGGAAGCACGAGCAAGGCTGAAAGCCCGAAGGCCGCGGCGAAGAAGTATTTATAATTAGCAGATTTAGCCATAGAGCACCTCCCAGGTCTTATGTAAGTTAAAAGTATGTTCTGTGTATTATTATAGTAAGGCGAACTTCTTTTGTCAGCGTTAGATTTCTTGCAAGCCCCCGTTGCCACCTGTCTTCCGTGAAAGACTCCTTCCTTCAGGCTTTGATCACCCATAGCAGATTTCCGACACGCCCCGGAGGCGGCACGTCTGTGGCCGGAGCGCAATCCGGATGAGGCATTTGCTTCCTCTCCGGCGCTCTCGATGTAAGAGAACAGGGTAATTTACAGCCTCCTTACATAAAGTGCATTGGAACCAAACACTTGGTCGCTAATCTGCCTGCGGTAGCTCAAAAAAACCTGGTGTTGACCGGCTTTGACAAGCATCTTTCAGTCTATGGTTGCGGCTTCCGCCATCAGTCGCTCGGTAACCGGACACGTTGGCAGACTTCTCTTGACTGCCATACCCAGGAGGGCAGCCTACAGGTAGTTGGAAGTGTGAAATAGGCCAGTGGTAGCGCGAATCACGATTGGAGTACTGATGCAAGGAAGCTTAAGGAGGAGAATGTGAAGACGAGAGCAGCGATTGCAATCGCAGCGGCAATTATGTTTGTGGTGCCTCTGCAGTCTGCTTCTGCAGCGGAAGTCGTGGGAGTTAGCCGCGTCGTAGTGCCGCCTCAGACAGATGTGCACCTCTCACTTCCGTTCAGCCGGAACCCCGTAGGTGAATATACGGTAGCCAGTATTGTGCCGGGCAGTGGGGTGACGGTGGCGGACGTGTTGGTGCCAGGAGCATACGCAGACACGTACTATGTGCGTTTTGTAGACCAAGACGCTGAAGGACTCTGGGCAACCATCGATGACAACGGGACAGGCAGCATCACTCTTTTAGATCCGGCAATTCTTAATTTTGTGGACCCGGGTGATACGTTCCGCGTGTATGAGCACCACACGCTGGGCAGTGTCTTTCCTCCCTTTATGTTTGGGAAGTCCTATGTTGCGGGCACCAAAGTCCTCATTTTCAAGAATGATCTTTCCGCGATGGCACAGAACCTTTCAGCCGATCGGGTTGCGACTTACACGACCGCGGCCGGGGGCGTTTGGTTTGGTTCCGGCGGCGTTACCAGCGCGACGATCCTGGAGCCCGAGACACAGTTCATTCTCCGTAATGTCTCAGACTCTGAGTTGCAGTTCATTGCGTTCGGCAAGGCTGCGGATTTTTCTGTTAGCCGGTTGGTCGCAGCAAATGGCGATCTGAACATCGGTACAGGCTATCCGGTCCCTGTCGTTCTCAAGAATGCCGGGATTGAGGGAAATCAGCGCAAGGTACTGTTTTACGACAACGCTGCTAGCGGGCAGAACAAGTCGGCGTCCAAGGTCGCTTCCTATACCACTGGGGCCGGTGGCCTCTGGTTTGGCAATGGAGTTACCGGGAATGAGCTGATCAATCCTTCGGAGTCGATCACTTTTCGTTTGCCTGTTAGCGAGGCCGGCACGAAGGTGACGTTTACCAAGCCTTATTAAGGAAAGGACAAGAGCAAGATGAAAAACCTTATGGTGATCGCGCTTTTGGCAAGTGCCTTGATGCTGACAGGCACTGCTTATGCGAACGTGACCTACGAAGTGGGGGTGGAAACCGCCTTCGACGCTTCCGGGGATCCGATTATCGACGGGACCTATGCGATGGTTCTGGATCGCGACAACGACGGATGGAATGGGAATTCCTATCTCACGCAGTCGCCGGGTGATGCAAACGGATTCTCCTGGCTTTGGGATTCGGACGACTACTTGATGGATTACGGCCAGGTTGGGGATATCGGTTTCCCGCTGCCCGGGTTCGCCACTCCCAATGCCGCTTATACGACGGGCGCGGATGCTGCCGCCGGCGGTTTTCCTGCCGGTTATGACGCTGGTGTGGATCAGTACTACCTGCTCTGGTTCGATAAGCCGTTTGATGTGGCGTCGGCAGGGCCGGGTGGGAATGTAGATTATGGCGCCGAGCTCCTGGGTTTCGCAGGTCAGGATCCGGGAACCTACACTCCGACCTTTATTGGTGGCAATGCCTACTTGACAACGGTTGTTCCGGAGCCGATATCCGCTGCTTTGGCGTTGATCGGTGCTGGAGCTATGATCACGCGCCGTCGCTGGAAGCATGTCCGGGTTTAAGGGAACTTATTGACTTGCAACCTCACACACAAGGAAGAGGACGAAATGAACAAAATAGCAAGAATTGCATTTGCAGCCATGATGACCTTCTGTATGGTCGGCACTGCCAATGCGGCCATTGTGAATGTTTCCAGTGATATTGGGGCATCCACTACATGGACCTCTGACAATACGTACAATTTGACCAAACAAATCTATGTTCTGCCGGGCGCAACCCTGACGATTGATGCCGGAACGCTTGTCCAAAGCACGGCAAATGTGGGAGGCAGCCTTGCTGTGACCCGCGGTGCCAGGATTTATGTGAACGGCACCCAGGAGAATCCGGTTATCATGACCTCCACCAATGACAACCTCACTTCCTGGCGTGAGGCCGTTAACGAGTGGGGCAACTTGACGGTTATGGGCGATGCCCTGATCTCCGCTTCCCACTTTGGCGGAAGCCCCGTTGGCTCCAACACGAAAACCCCCACGGGCCTGAATGTGAAGCAAATGGAAGGTTTAACCGCAGGGTTTCCCGGCGATACCAAGGTGATGTACGGCGGCGACAATGATGACGACGACAGCGGCGCCATCCAGTACCTTTCCATTCGGTACGGCGGCAAGGTTCTCGGTCTCGGAAACGAGCTCAACGGTCTTTCCATGGGCGGCATCGGCCGTGAGACCGATGTGCATCATGTGGAGATCATGAATAACGTCGACGATGGTATTGAGATCTGGGGCGGCACGGTGAACTTCAAGTACTGCTCGATCTGGAATGTGGGCGATGACAGCTTTGATGTTGACCAGGGATGGCGCGGAAAGGCTCAGTTTATTTTCATTGTGCAGGGCTACAGCACGGATGCCAGTCAGGGTTCGGGCGTGGGCGACAACTGTTTTGAAACGGACGGAGCAGAGGATTCCGATGCGCAGCCTGTGACCACGACTACCATTTACAACGCGACGGTTATCGGCCAGCCTCTCGACGGGGACGGCGGAACCGTATGGCGTGACAACGCCCGCGTACAATACCGCAACTGCGTGTTCATG is a window from the Candidatus Omnitrophota bacterium genome containing:
- a CDS encoding EpsI family protein, with protein sequence MSFETRRPLPILALLLAIMGAAFLLPKPRYASLDILAELDIPMAFADWKGREVAGELNLKDDRYNFVNDVCARIYQNSKGEQLLFLVLDAGNFHNPKVCYTSSGFVVKDLGNKQFEAGDTSFEAQALSMQRQSYEVLLFYWLCIDRKIKSWTGQKVSELWASLTNRKKAGLMVRLEILAKERQQEQGYALGRRFIGDLSKSISTEDREYLFGT
- a CDS encoding phosphate ABC transporter substrate-binding protein, with amino-acid sequence MAKSANYKYFFAAAFGLSALLVLPFESTAQNFIVLQGSDTMFHLNKRWAEEYSKINPNLKIEVSGGGSETGFDALMAGRIDIAAASRAMKESELLAFEDKFGMRPVPFVVAMDGLGVYVHNTNPRSDLTVTDLAGILSGQIRNWSEVGGADRRIDIYSRDRHSGTRTYLKEQILQGKDFSDEMVEVPTTTSLIAAVSRNPNAIGYGGIFAYSEGAHVIRLKRQPEGEAVWPSVENVAAGTYPLSRPLHFYINPASMNKEVKAFVDWILTDGQDYVQMVGYYRAELAQVAGN
- a CDS encoding TIGR02597 family protein, yielding MKTRAAIAIAAAIMFVVPLQSASAAEVVGVSRVVVPPQTDVHLSLPFSRNPVGEYTVASIVPGSGVTVADVLVPGAYADTYYVRFVDQDAEGLWATIDDNGTGSITLLDPAILNFVDPGDTFRVYEHHTLGSVFPPFMFGKSYVAGTKVLIFKNDLSAMAQNLSADRVATYTTAAGGVWFGSGGVTSATILEPETQFILRNVSDSELQFIAFGKAADFSVSRLVAANGDLNIGTGYPVPVVLKNAGIEGNQRKVLFYDNAASGQNKSASKVASYTTGAGGLWFGNGVTGNELINPSESITFRLPVSEAGTKVTFTKPY